CGTCGGGAATCAGCAATCCACCGAGATCGATGAGTCGTGTCGACTGCCAACCGTTCTCACGCACGTCCCAGGGCCCGGTGTCGACCCCCCTCACCATCGGACGGTGCGGATCACCGGTCCGACGGGGTTCTCCGGGAATTTCCTCGACAGAACTAGGGGTGTCACCCATTCCATCCCTTTCTGACGATCATCCGCAGCCGTTCCCGCGCGGTCGGCGCTGAATGCTTCCTGTACTTACTCGGACTTGGCGAATTGGCGACTTGACGATGCGTTCGACGTCGAGTCCGGACGGACCCGGGCGTGCCCGCGCTACCGGTCCGCCCGGTACGCCGCCACCACGGTGGGCAGGAGGCCCGGGAAGCGCTGTTCCAGGTCGGCCGCGCGGAGGGTGGTGAGGCGGCGGTTGGCCTCCTCGCGGTGGCGGATCACGCCCGCTTCGCGGAGGACCTTGAAGTGGTGGCTGAGGGTGGAGGGGGCGACGTCGACCGGGAAGGTGCCGCAGGCGCGTTCGGGTTCGTCGCTGAGGGTCTCCACGATGGTCATCCGGGTCGGGTCGGAGAGGGCGTGCAGGACGTCCAGCAGGTCGATGTCGGCGGTGGCGGGGTAGTGGGGCGCCTCGCGGCGGCGGGCGGCACGAGGCACGGGGTCTCCTCCGGCGATGTTCGACAGGTGTCGAAGTTTCGTGGTACCAGTGGTAGTAATTCGACGTTCGTAGAACATCGTAACCGCGACCGCTCCAGGGGGACCACCATGCGCGCACTCGTCATGACCGAAGCCGGCGGCGCCGAGCACAGCCACGTCCGCGAGCTCGAAGCGCCGCAGCCCGGCCCCGGACAGGTCGCAATCGGGGTCGCCTACGCCGGGCTCAACTTCGTGGACGTGATGGCCCGCCGCGGCGACGCCGGCTACGCCGCCGCCTGGCCCCACCACCCCGGCCGGGAGGTGGCCGGCACCGTGCTGGCCCTCGGCGAGGGCGTCACCAAGCCCGCCGTCGGCACCCCCGTGGTGGCCGCCACCCGCGGCGGCGGCCTCGCCGAGGTCGTGGTCGCCGACGCGGAGCTCACCGTCCCCGTCCCGGACGGCGTGCCGCTGGACGTCGCCGCCACCGCGCCCCTCGGCCTGGCCACCGCGCTGCTGCTGCTCACCGACGCCGGACGCTTCGTCCCCGGCGAGAGCGTCCTGGTCCACTCGGCGGGCGGCGGCATCGGCACCGCCGTCGCCCGTCTGCTGCCGCTGCTCGGCGGCGGGCGCCTGCTGGGCACCGTCGGCCGCCCGGAGAAGGCCGCGGGCGCCCGGCGGCACGGCTACGACGCGGTGCACGTCCGGGGCGCGGGCCTCGCCGAGGAGGTGCGGGCGGCGAACGGCGGGCGCGGCGTCGACCTCGTCCTCGATCCGCTGGGGGCCACCGCGCTCGACCTCGACCTCGATCTGCTCGCGCCGGGCGGCCGGATCGTCCTGTTCGGCAACGCGAGCGGGGCGGGCCCCGCGCCGCTGCCGCCGCTCCCCCGGCTGCTGGGGGCCAACGCCACGCTCACCGGGTTCAGCCACGGCGGGCTGCTCGTCCAGGCCCCCGCGAAGGTCGCCGACGCCGTCCGCCGCGCCCTCGACCTGCTGGCCACCGGGGCGCTCACCACCCCGGTGACGGTCCTCCCGGACCTCGTCGACGTCCCCGCCGCCCACGACCTGCTGGCCGCCGGGCGCGGCGAGGGCAAGTACGTCGTCGCGCTGAATCCCTGACCGGAGAGCCCCGGAGAGCCCGGCCTCGGACCCTTCGCGATCAGGTCGCCGCGATCACCGTGACCAGCGCGACCAGGCCCGCCAGGGTCGGGGCGATGACCCACCAGCACCAGGTGGTCCGCAGTTCGCCGGCCGCCGAGGGCTTGTGGGCGTTGCGCTCGGCCTGCTCCTGGAGGGTGGTGACCACGGCGTCGGACCAGGCGCGGGTGGGGTCGAGCCGGTCCGGGCGGGCGGTCTTGCCGGCCGGCCGGGCCGGGAGGTGCGGGTCGCCCGCGGCGGCGGCGCGGCCGGCCCGGCGGGTGGCCTTCTTGCGCTGGCGGATCGAGACCGGGATCGCCCAGACCTGGAACTTGCGTCCGGCGGCGAAGAGTTCGACCGAGTAGCCGGCCTTGAGCCCCTCGACCGTGGCCCAGGGCGCGACGATCGTGCGCAGCGGGTTGCGGACGAGCAGCCGACGGTCGTTGGCCCGCACCACCGGCCGCAGGGTGTAGGCGATCACCGGGAAGGCGAAGACGGGCGCGGCGGCGAGGGCGACCCACGGGGTCGAGCCGGTGCCGGACACCACGGCGTCGATGATCAGCCAGGCGGCGACGGCGAGCATCATGACGCCCGCGATGACGCTGGGGACGGAGCGGTACACGCGGTCGGCGTACACGGGCTCGTCGGCGGCGGAACCCTGGTGGGGTGTCCGGTCGGATTCGGTCATGCCGTCGATTCTGCCCCAGGCCCGCGGCCGTCCCCAATGGCGACCCGGGCACGGGACGGTCACGAATGACCGCCCCGCGAAAGCCCCGCGACGGCCCCGCAGCCGTCCCGCAGCCGTCCCGCCGCCGCCCGGCAACAGCACCGCGACGGCCCCGCCACGGCCCCGACGGCCCCGCCGCCGCCCGCGTCAGCCGGTGCGCCGCCGCAGGGTGGCGGCGGCGAGGCCGAGCGCGAGCAGCGCGCTGCCCGCCACCACCGCGAGGTCGGCCAGGACGCGCCCGCTCACGCCGCCGTGCGCCGCGGTGCGGCCCATCGCGTCGACGGCGTAGGAGAGCGGCAGCACGTCGGAGACCCAGCGCAGCACGGGCGCCATCCCGGCGCGGGGCACGAACAGCCCGCAGAGCAGGAGTTGGGGCAGCAGGACGGCGGGCAGGAACTGGACGGCCTGGAACTCGGTGGCGGCGAACGCGGAGACCAGCAGGCCGAGCGCCGTGCCGAGCAGCCCGTCGGCGACCGCGACGGCGAACAGCATCCAGGTCGGCCCGGCGACGTCGAGGCCGAGCACGCCGAGGGTGAGGGCGGAGGCGAGCGCGGCCTGGACCAGGGCGACGGCGCCGAAGGCGAGCGCGTAGCCGAGCAGCAGGTCGGGCTTGCCGAGCGGCATGGTGAGCAGGCGCTCCAGGGTGCCGCCGGTGCGTTCGCGGAGCATCGCGACCGAGGTGACCAGGAACATCACCAGCAGCGGGAAGACGCCGAGCAGCTCGGGGCCGATCCGGTCGAAGGTGCCGGGCTGCCCGTCGTACATGTACCTGAGCAGGACGAGCAGCAGGCAGGGCACCAGCAGCAGCATGGCCGCGGTGCGCGGGTCGTGCCGCAGTTGGGCCAGCACGCGGCCGGCGGTGGCGAGGGTGCGGCGGGCGGCGGGGTTCACCGGGGGTCCTCCGGTCCGGTCCGGACGAGGGTGAGGAAGGCGTTCTCGACGTCGGCCGCGCCGGTGGCGGCGAGCAGCGCGGCGGGGGTGTCGTGGGCGAGCAGGCGGCCCTCGCGCATCAGCAGCAGGCGGTCGCAGCGGGTGGCCTCGTCCATGACGTGGCTGGAGACCAGCAGGGTGGCGCCGTCCGCGGCGAGGCCCCGGAACAGCTCCCACAGCTCCTGCCGCAGGACGGGGTCGAGGCCGACGGTGGGTTCGTCCAGGACCAGCAGTTCGGGGTGGCCGAGCAGCGCGGCGGCGAGCGAGACCCGGGCGCGCTGGCCGCCGGAGAGCCGGGCGGCGGGGGTGCGGCGGTGGGCGTCCAGGCCGACCTGGGCGATCACCCGGGCCGGGTCGCCGGGCGGGGCGCCGAGGACGGCGGCGAAGTAGTCGAGGTTCTCCCCGACCGTCAGGTCGCCGTACACGGACGGGGCCTGGGTGACGTACCCGACCCGGTCCCGCAGCGCGGCGGACCCGGCCGGGCGGCCGAGCACCGTGACCGTCCCGGCCGCGGTGCGCTGCACGCCGACGACGCTGCGCAGCAGGGTGGTCTTCCCGCAGCCGCTGGGCCCGAGCAGCCCGGTGACGCTGCCGCGGGCGACCTCCAGGTCCAGCCCCGGCAGCACGGTGGTCGCGCCGCGGCGCACCACCAGCCCCTCGACCCTGATCGCGGGGCCGTCGACCGGCCCCGCCGAAGAATTCATCATGTGATGAGTTTCCTGTCGCGCACCATCCCCGTCAAGCCCCCGTCAAGCCCCTGCGGAGGCCCCGCCCACCGGCCCCGCTCGGAGCCCGGCGAAGGCCCCGCCCGGCCCCCGGCGGACGGCCGCTCCCCGACCCCGCCCGGCCCGACGGCGACCCGGAACGGACCGCGTGCTCCCCCCTTGACAGCCCGCCGATAAGCGGTACGGCCGGGACACCCCGGTTCGGTACGATTGCGTCGGCCGGACGGCAGCCGAAACGCCCCGCACCGGCCCCTCTGAACCCGTTGAACCCGTCCGCGGCCGCCTCCCGGGGTGCCCGCCGGAGAGCATGGGAGTTCCCCAGGATGACTCGGCAGTTGATCACCAGCGCGCTTCCCTACATCAACGGGATCAAGCACCTGGGCAACATGGTCGGGTCGATGCTCCCGGCGGACGTCTACTCCCGGTACCTGCGCCAGCGCGGCCACGAGGTGCTGTACATCTGCGCGACCGACGAGCACGGCACCCCCGCCGAGCTGGCCGCCCAGGAGGCCGGGCTGCCGGTGGCCGAGTTCTGCGCCCGGGCGCACGACCAGCAGAAGGCGATCTACGACGGCTTCCAGCTGTCCTTCGACTACTTCGGCCGCTCCTCCTCGCCGCAGAACCGCGAGATCACCCAGGAGATCGCCCGCGAGCTGCACGCCAACGGCTTCATCGAGGAGCGGGCGATCCGCCAGGTGTACTCGGTGGCCGACGGCCGCTTCCTGCCGGACCGCTACATCGTCGGCACCTGCCCGCACTGCGGCTACGACAAGGCCCGCGGCGACCAGTGCGAGAACTGCACCCGCGTGCTGGACCCGACCGACCTGCTGGAGCCGCGCTCGGCGATCAGCGGCAGCTCCGAGCTGGAGGTGCGCGAGACCAAGCACCTGTTCCTGCTCCAGTCGAAGCTGACCGACGAGGTGGAGTCCTGGATCGCCGCCAACGGCGACAACTGGCCGGTGCTGGCCTCCTCGATCGCCCGCAAGTGGCTGACCGAGGGCCTCCAGGACCGCGCGATCACCCGCGACCTGGAGTGGGGCGTCCCCGTCCCGGCCGACACCTGGCCCGAACTGGCCGCCGAGGGCAAGGTGTTCTACGTCTGGTTCGACGCCCCGATCGAGTACATCGGCGCCACCAAGGAGTGGGCGGACGCCACCGGCGGCGACTGGCGCTCCTGGTGGTACGAGGCGGACGACACCGTCCGGTACACCGAGTTCATGGCCAAGGACAACGTCCCGTTCCACACCGTGATGTTCCCGGCCACCATCCTCGGCTCGCGCAAGCCGTGGAAGAAGGTCGACTACGTCAAGGCGTTCAACTGGCTGACGTACTACGGCGGGAAGTTCTCCACCAGCCAGAAGCTCGGCATCTTCACCGACGTCGCGCTCGAACTGCTGCCGGCCGACTACTGGCGCTACTACCTGATGGCGAACGCCCCGGAGTCCGACGACTCCAGCTTCACCTGGGACCTGTTCGCGGCCACCGTCAACAAGGACCTCGCCGACACCCTGGGCAACTTCGTCAACCGGGTGCTCTCCTTCAGCCGCAAGCGCTTCGGCGACGAGGTCCCGGCCGGCGCGGCGAACGGCGCGGCGGAGGAGCAGTTGGGCGGGCAGATCGCCGAGCTGCTGGCCGAGTACGAGACCCAGCTCGACGCGCTGAACTTCCGCAAGGCCGCGCAGGCGCTGCGCGCGCTCTGGTCGGCGGGCAACGCGTACCTGGACGTCACGGCGCCCTGGACGGAGATCAAGACCGACCCGGAGGCGGCCGCCCGCACCCTGCGCACCGCGATCAACCTGATCCACCTGTACGCGGTGGTCTCCGAGCCGTTCATCCCGGCCGCGGCCAAGGCGATCCGCGAGTCCTTCGCGCTGGAGGGCGACACCCGCACCTGGGTGACCGCGGACGAGGCCCGCGCGCTGTCGTCCGTCCCGGCCGGGACGGGCTTCACCGTCCCGCCGGTGCTGTTCGCCAAGATCACCGACGAGGACCTGGCCGCCTGGACCGAGCGCTTCGGCGGCGGCCAGGGCTGACCAGCCCCTCCTCAGCCCGTCAGGTACCCCTGGACGGTGCGGCCCAGCAGCGGGGCCAGCACCTCCGGGGGTGCCGAGGCGAGCGGCTCGACCGCGATCACGTACCGGGCCATCGCCAGCCCGACGACCTGCGACATCACCAGCTCGACCCGCAGCTCCGGCTCCGGCACGTCGAGCCGGTCCGCGACCCGGGCGACCAGCTCGGTCACCATGAAGCCGCGCATCAGCGCCGCGACCTCCTCGCTGGCGGCGGCCGTCCGCACCAGCGCCAGCAGCCGCTCCCGCACGGCGGGCTGCTCCCAGAGCGCCAGCACGAAGCCCGCCACCCGCTCGCCGACCGTCGCCGGGTCGCCCGCGAACACCTGCTCCACCACCGTGCGCGGGTCGAACGGGAACTCCAGCGCCGCCGCGAACAGCCGGTCCTTGCTGCCGAAGTAGTGGTGCAGCAGCGCCGGGTCCACCCCCGCGGCCCGGGCGATCGCCCGCATGCTGGCCTTCTGGTAGCCGCGCGCCGCGAACTCCGTCCGGGCCGCCGCCAGCACCGCCCCCGGGTGTCCTCGCCCCCGGGCCGCCGCCCCCGCGCCTTCGTGCCGCCGTCCATCCCGCCATTGTCCCCGGGGCGGCGCGGGGCCGGGGACGCCGCCCGCGCCGGGAGCGGGCACATTTCGGTCAGGACTCGAAACCGACCCGCCCTACCGCCTGCCTACGCGCGTAGATATGCTGCTCTGGTGACTATGTCCACTCTTGCAGCCAACGCCCCCGGCGCCGCGGGCGGCGGTCTCGCGGACGTCGCGGCGTCCGAGGCCACCTTGCGCCGTTTCCTGCACGGCCTGCCCGGGGTCGATCAGGTCGGTCTGGAGTCGCGGGCGGCGGGCCTCGGCACGCGGTCGATCAAGACCACCGCCAAGGCCTTCGCCATCGACCTCGCCATCTCGATGATCGACCTGACCACCCTGGAGGGCGCGGACACCGTCGGCAAGGTCCGCTCGCTGTGCGCGAAGGGCCTCAGCCCGGACCCGTCCGACCGCTCCACCCCGCGGGTCGCGGCGATCTGCGTGTACCCGGACATGGTGGCCACCGCGAAGGAGGCGCTGCGCGGCAGCGGCGTCCAGGTCGCCTCGGTGGCCACCGCCTTCCCGTCCGGCCGGGCCGGCCTGCCGGTGAAGCTGGCGGACACCGCGGAGGCGGTCGCCGCCGGCGCGGACGAGATCGACATGGTGATCGACCGGGGCGCCTTCCTCTCCGGCCGCTACCTGGAGGTCTTCGAGACGATCCGCGCGGTCAAGGCGGCCTGCGCGCGCCCGGACGGCAGCGCGGCCCACCTCAAGGTGATCTTCGAGACCGGCGAGCTGCAGACGTACGACAACGTCCGCCGGGCGTCCTGGCTGGCGATGATCGCCGGCGCGGACTTCATCAAGACCTCCACCGGCAAGGTCGCGGTGAACGCGACCCCGCCGGTGACGCTGCTGATGCTGGAGGCGGTGCGGGACTTCCGCGCGGCGACCGGCGTGCAGATCGGCGTGAAGCCGGCCGGTGGCATCCGCACCACCAAGGACGCGATGAAGTACCTGGTGATGGTGAACGAGACGCTCGGCGACGACTGGCTGAGCCCGCACTGGTTCCGGTTCGGCGCCTCCAGCCTGCTGAACGACCTGCTGATGCAGCGCCAGAAGCTGAGCACCGGCCGGTACTCCGGTCCCGACTACGTGACGGTGGACTGAGGACGATGTCGAAGACCAAGAAGACCCGGCCCGAGACCGGAACCCCGACCCCGGCGGCCTCGAACCCGGCGGCCTCGAACCCGGCGACCGCAGCCGCGACCCCGGCCGAGCAGCCGCCCGCCCGCCGCTCCGGCCTGTTCGCGTACGCCCCGGCCCCCGAGTCCCCGGCCGCCGCGGGTGAGATCGCCACCGGCTACGGCCACTTCATCGGCGGCGAGTTCGTCGACTCCTCCGGCTCGGAGGCGCTGAAGACCGTCAACCCGGCGACCGAGCAGGTGCTGGCCGAGTTCGCCCAGGGCACCCCGGAGGACGTGGACCGCGCGGTCGCGGCGGCCCGGAAGGCGTTCGCCGACTGGTCGGCGCTGCCGGGCAGCGAGCGCGCCAAGTACCTGTTCCGGATCGCCCGGATCATCCAGGAGCGCAGCCGCGAACTGGCGGTGCTGGAGACGATCGACAACGGCAAGCCGATCCGCGAGACCCGCGACGTCGACCTGCCGCTGGTCGCCGCGCACTTCTTCTACTACGCGGGCTGGGCCGACAAGCTCGACCACGCGGGCTGGGGCCGCAACCCGCGCCCGCTGGGCGTGGCCGCGCAGGTCATCCCGTGGAACTTCCCGCTGCTGATGCTGGCCTGGAAGGTCGCCCCGGCGCTGGCCACCGGCAACACGGTGGTGCTCAAGCCCGCCGAGACCACCCCGCTGACCGCGCTGCGCTTCGCCGAGATCTGCCGCCAGGCGGGCCTGCCGAAGGGCGTGGTGAACATCGTCACCGGCGACGGCCGCACCGGCGCCGCGCTGACCGCGCACGAGGGCGTCGACAAGGTCGCCTTCACCGGTTCCACCCCGGTGGGCCGGGCGATCGCCAAGCAGGTCGCGGGCACCCGCAAGAAGCTCTCGCTGGAGCTCGGCGGCAAGGCCGCCAACATCGTGTTCGACGACGCGCCGCTGGACCAGGCGGTCGAGGGCATCGTCGACGGCATCTTCTTCAACCAGGGCCACGTGTGCTGCGCGGGCAGCCGCCTGCTGGTGCAGGAGTCGGTGCAGGACGAGCTGCTGGACGCGCTCAAGCGCCGGATGGGCACCCTGCGGGTCGGCGACCCGCTGGACAAGAACACCGACGTCGGCGCGATCAACTCGGCCGAGCAGCTGGCCCGGATCACCGAGCTGGCCGCGGCGGGCGAGCAGGAGGGCGCCGAGCGCTGGGCCCCGGAGTGCGAACTCCCGGGCGCGGGCTACTGGTTCCGCCCGACCCTGTTCACCGGCGTCTCGCAGGCCCACCGGATCGCCCGCGAGGAGGTCTTCGGCCCGGTGCTGTCGGTGCTGACCTTCCGCACCCCCGCGGAGGCGGTGGAGAAGGCCAACAACACCCCGTACGGCCTGTCCGCCGGCATCTGGACGGAGAAGGGCTCGCGCATCCTGTGGATGGCGAACCGGCTCCGGGCGGGCGTGGTGTGGGCGAACACCTTCAACAAGTTCGACCCGACCTCGCCGTTCGGCGGGTACAAGGAGTCCGGTTACGGCCGCGAGGGCGGCCGCCACGGTCTGGAGGCGTACCTCGATGTCTGAGCAGACTGTCCGACTGGACATCTTCAAGACCTACAAGCTGTACGTCGGCGGGAAGTTCCCGCGCTCGGAGAGCGGGCGGGTGTACGAGGTGACGGACACGGAGGACGCCTGGCTGGCGAACGCGCCGCTGGGCACCCGCAAGGACGCCCGGGACGCCGTGCTGGCGGCCCGCGCGGCGGTGAAGGGCTGGTCGGGCACCACCGCGTACAACCGCGGGCAGGTGCTGTACCGGGTGGCCGAGATGCTGGAGGGCCGCCGGGAGCAGTTCGCCGCCGAGGTGGCGGCGGCCGAGGGCGTGAGCGCCGGGCGGGCGGCGGCGCTGGTGGGCGCGGCGGTCGACCGCTGGGTCTGGTACGCGGGCTGGACCGACAAGGTCGCGCAGGTCGCGGGCGGCGCCAACCCGGTGGCCGGGCCGTTCTTCAACCTGTCCACCCCGGAGCCGACCGGCGTGGTCGGCGTCCTGGCGCCGCAGGCCGGTACCGGCTTCTCGCTGCTGGGCCTGGTCTCGGTGATCGCCCCGGCGATCGCCACCGGCAACACCGTGGTGGTCGCGGCGGCCGAGCGGGCCCCGCTGCCGGCGCTGTCGCTGGGCGAGGTGCTGGCCACCTCGGACGTGCCGGGCGGCGTGGTCAACCTGCTCTCCGGCCGCACCGCGGACCTCGCCCCGACGCTGGCCTCCCACCAGGACGTCAACGCGCTCGACCTGGCCGGGGCGATCGCCCCGGACGGGCCCGGCGCGGCGGCGGCGCTGGAGGAGTCGGCGGCGGATACATTGAAGCGAGTGGTCCGACCGGCCGCCGACCCGTCCGCCGAGGACTGGACGGCCGAGCCCGGCACCGGGCGGCTGCTCTCCTTCCTGGAGACGAAGACGGTCTGGCACCCGATGGGCATCTAGCCCCCGGCCGACCGGCCAACTCCACACAGACCGGCCGTCCTCAGTGCCCTACCCCCCCCGGGGCCCGGGCGGCCGTGACGGGCCCGCACTTCTCCCCCCCCTGGTGCGGGCCCGTCCCCATGCCCGCACGCTGCGTGACGGGGCCGACCGGCGGGTTCCGAGCTGCCCCTCCGATGCCTCAGACTGGTTTCCCGTGAGTGACACCCCGCTGAACCGCCGCCCGATATCCCGCGTCATCCTGCTGTCGGGCCCCTCGGGGTCGGGGAAGTCCTCGCTGGCCGAGCGCAGCGGGCTCCCGGTCCTGCAACTGGACGACTTCTACAAGGACGGCGACGACCCGACGCTGCCGCAGCTGCCGGACGGCGGCGG
This is a stretch of genomic DNA from Kitasatospora fiedleri. It encodes these proteins:
- a CDS encoding ABC transporter ATP-binding protein, whose amino-acid sequence is MMNSSAGPVDGPAIRVEGLVVRRGATTVLPGLDLEVARGSVTGLLGPSGCGKTTLLRSVVGVQRTAAGTVTVLGRPAGSAALRDRVGYVTQAPSVYGDLTVGENLDYFAAVLGAPPGDPARVIAQVGLDAHRRTPAARLSGGQRARVSLAAALLGHPELLVLDEPTVGLDPVLRQELWELFRGLAADGATLLVSSHVMDEATRCDRLLLMREGRLLAHDTPAALLAATGAADVENAFLTLVRTGPEDPR
- the deoC gene encoding deoxyribose-phosphate aldolase, with the protein product MSTLAANAPGAAGGGLADVAASEATLRRFLHGLPGVDQVGLESRAAGLGTRSIKTTAKAFAIDLAISMIDLTTLEGADTVGKVRSLCAKGLSPDPSDRSTPRVAAICVYPDMVATAKEALRGSGVQVASVATAFPSGRAGLPVKLADTAEAVAAGADEIDMVIDRGAFLSGRYLEVFETIRAVKAACARPDGSAAHLKVIFETGELQTYDNVRRASWLAMIAGADFIKTSTGKVAVNATPPVTLLMLEAVRDFRAATGVQIGVKPAGGIRTTKDAMKYLVMVNETLGDDWLSPHWFRFGASSLLNDLLMQRQKLSTGRYSGPDYVTVD
- a CDS encoding ABC transporter permease gives rise to the protein MNPAARRTLATAGRVLAQLRHDPRTAAMLLLVPCLLLVLLRYMYDGQPGTFDRIGPELLGVFPLLVMFLVTSVAMLRERTGGTLERLLTMPLGKPDLLLGYALAFGAVALVQAALASALTLGVLGLDVAGPTWMLFAVAVADGLLGTALGLLVSAFAATEFQAVQFLPAVLLPQLLLCGLFVPRAGMAPVLRWVSDVLPLSYAVDAMGRTAAHGGVSGRVLADLAVVAGSALLALGLAAATLRRRTG
- a CDS encoding PH domain-containing protein yields the protein MTESDRTPHQGSAADEPVYADRVYRSVPSVIAGVMMLAVAAWLIIDAVVSGTGSTPWVALAAAPVFAFPVIAYTLRPVVRANDRRLLVRNPLRTIVAPWATVEGLKAGYSVELFAAGRKFQVWAIPVSIRQRKKATRRAGRAAAAGDPHLPARPAGKTARPDRLDPTRAWSDAVVTTLQEQAERNAHKPSAAGELRTTWCWWVIAPTLAGLVALVTVIAAT
- a CDS encoding quinone oxidoreductase family protein; this translates as MTEAGGAEHSHVRELEAPQPGPGQVAIGVAYAGLNFVDVMARRGDAGYAAAWPHHPGREVAGTVLALGEGVTKPAVGTPVVAATRGGGLAEVVVADAELTVPVPDGVPLDVAATAPLGLATALLLLTDAGRFVPGESVLVHSAGGGIGTAVARLLPLLGGGRLLGTVGRPEKAAGARRHGYDAVHVRGAGLAEEVRAANGGRGVDLVLDPLGATALDLDLDLLAPGGRIVLFGNASGAGPAPLPPLPRLLGANATLTGFSHGGLLVQAPAKVADAVRRALDLLATGALTTPVTVLPDLVDVPAAHDLLAAGRGEGKYVVALNP
- a CDS encoding ArsR/SmtB family transcription factor, with protein sequence MPRAARRREAPHYPATADIDLLDVLHALSDPTRMTIVETLSDEPERACGTFPVDVAPSTLSHHFKVLREAGVIRHREEANRRLTTLRAADLEQRFPGLLPTVVAAYRADR
- a CDS encoding aldehyde dehydrogenase family protein, encoding MSEQTVRLDIFKTYKLYVGGKFPRSESGRVYEVTDTEDAWLANAPLGTRKDARDAVLAARAAVKGWSGTTAYNRGQVLYRVAEMLEGRREQFAAEVAAAEGVSAGRAAALVGAAVDRWVWYAGWTDKVAQVAGGANPVAGPFFNLSTPEPTGVVGVLAPQAGTGFSLLGLVSVIAPAIATGNTVVVAAAERAPLPALSLGEVLATSDVPGGVVNLLSGRTADLAPTLASHQDVNALDLAGAIAPDGPGAAAALEESAADTLKRVVRPAADPSAEDWTAEPGTGRLLSFLETKTVWHPMGI
- a CDS encoding TetR/AcrR family transcriptional regulator: MLAAARTEFAARGYQKASMRAIARAAGVDPALLHHYFGSKDRLFAAALEFPFDPRTVVEQVFAGDPATVGERVAGFVLALWEQPAVRERLLALVRTAAASEEVAALMRGFMVTELVARVADRLDVPEPELRVELVMSQVVGLAMARYVIAVEPLASAPPEVLAPLLGRTVQGYLTG
- a CDS encoding aldehyde dehydrogenase family protein, with translation MSKTKKTRPETGTPTPAASNPAASNPATAAATPAEQPPARRSGLFAYAPAPESPAAAGEIATGYGHFIGGEFVDSSGSEALKTVNPATEQVLAEFAQGTPEDVDRAVAAARKAFADWSALPGSERAKYLFRIARIIQERSRELAVLETIDNGKPIRETRDVDLPLVAAHFFYYAGWADKLDHAGWGRNPRPLGVAAQVIPWNFPLLMLAWKVAPALATGNTVVLKPAETTPLTALRFAEICRQAGLPKGVVNIVTGDGRTGAALTAHEGVDKVAFTGSTPVGRAIAKQVAGTRKKLSLELGGKAANIVFDDAPLDQAVEGIVDGIFFNQGHVCCAGSRLLVQESVQDELLDALKRRMGTLRVGDPLDKNTDVGAINSAEQLARITELAAAGEQEGAERWAPECELPGAGYWFRPTLFTGVSQAHRIAREEVFGPVLSVLTFRTPAEAVEKANNTPYGLSAGIWTEKGSRILWMANRLRAGVVWANTFNKFDPTSPFGGYKESGYGREGGRHGLEAYLDV
- the metG gene encoding methionine--tRNA ligase; the protein is MTRQLITSALPYINGIKHLGNMVGSMLPADVYSRYLRQRGHEVLYICATDEHGTPAELAAQEAGLPVAEFCARAHDQQKAIYDGFQLSFDYFGRSSSPQNREITQEIARELHANGFIEERAIRQVYSVADGRFLPDRYIVGTCPHCGYDKARGDQCENCTRVLDPTDLLEPRSAISGSSELEVRETKHLFLLQSKLTDEVESWIAANGDNWPVLASSIARKWLTEGLQDRAITRDLEWGVPVPADTWPELAAEGKVFYVWFDAPIEYIGATKEWADATGGDWRSWWYEADDTVRYTEFMAKDNVPFHTVMFPATILGSRKPWKKVDYVKAFNWLTYYGGKFSTSQKLGIFTDVALELLPADYWRYYLMANAPESDDSSFTWDLFAATVNKDLADTLGNFVNRVLSFSRKRFGDEVPAGAANGAAEEQLGGQIAELLAEYETQLDALNFRKAAQALRALWSAGNAYLDVTAPWTEIKTDPEAAARTLRTAINLIHLYAVVSEPFIPAAAKAIRESFALEGDTRTWVTADEARALSSVPAGTGFTVPPVLFAKITDEDLAAWTERFGGGQG